In the genome of Spea bombifrons isolate aSpeBom1 chromosome 11, aSpeBom1.2.pri, whole genome shotgun sequence, one region contains:
- the SIRT1 gene encoding NAD-dependent protein deacetylase sirtuin-1, translating to MLAIYELTGLVNPTVMVKTGTRYSGEDIPNRSTQGEDQQHWSGIPEKQHNRLTFHGQIQKEEQGNASASITSDEQSCGLAGNINERTVSKASTTLLASSKNINVSAYESHEDGGSDDWTHMSNILKSHETSSSRFTAQQMWIETQLRMKTIHAVDQDFQNLMSRERQHWRSVMERLLNVVQFLEERSVKRWKNLTDHGSGLTLKPLCMTRLECRERSFSKLKLIKTYPRSSMTEDRLTSLLSVLSIESDVLDMNNMIDEFTKARCVSLPFQLMGDSYLGGGKMADTDRVDLNPTGTVFVIPKENGEPVPKRQRLDASNDGQPFTAENDSKEPLPSAATLQEEGEASAGLSAKPRAHNSSGLQGLPVDKRQMVMLMVQGEEEEGAEELANGDLTDQAIDYGGNLHLDDDDLASGFHSCDSDEEDGASHASSSDWTPKPCIGPYTFVQRQLMMGTDPRTILKDLLPESVAPPDLDDMTLWQIVINILSDPPKRKKRKDINTIEDAVRLLQESKKIMVLTGAGVSVSCGIPDFRSRDGIYARLAVDFPDLPNPQAMFDIEYFRKDPRPFFKFAKEIFPGQFQPSLCHKFIAMLDKEGKLLRNYTQNIDTLEQVAGIQKIIQCHGSFAMASCLICKYKVDCEAVREDIFNQIVPRCPRCSSGEPLAIMKPDIVFFGENLPELFHRAMKYDKNEVDLLIVIGSSLKVRPVALIPSSIPHEVPQILINREPLPHLNFDIELLGDCDVVINELCQRLDGKYKELCISSLKLSQITEKPQRPQKTLCVLPDTAPATPINANQDSGESVLPESSLSAPNDGCALGTSEVVPVLSQGSINVNGNSPKAESTENEGAFVQLGLSESERETQSSKDAEQETSEKDSGIDPSRKSFANKLPKEQISKRLDGTQYLFLAPNRYIFHGAEVFSDSDDDMTSSSYGTNSDSESLHSLGLQEPVGEESESDEFYVKYDNDSDAENRVGFEEEAETVSIYNCDGDLANGGSSPKV from the exons ATGTTGGCAATCTATGAATTGACAGGACTGGTTAATCCCACTGTTATGGTGAAAACAGGAACCCGCTATTCAGGAGAGGACATCCCAAATAGGTCAACACAGGGAGAAGATCAACAGCACTGGTCAGGGATACCAGAGAAGCAGCATAACCGGTTAACATTCCATGGTCAAATTCAGAAGGAAGAACAAGGAAACGCTAG tGCCAGTATTACTTCAGATGAGCAGTCTTGTGGTTTAGCAGGAAACATCAATGAGCGGACGGTATCAAAAGCATCAACCACCTTATTAGCCTCCAGCAAAAACATTAACGTGTCAGCATATGAGTCCCATGAGGATG GAGGATCAGATGACTGGACTCATATGTCAAATATTTTGAAATCGCATGAAACCTCCAGCAGTCGTTTTACAGCCCAGCAGATGTGGATTGAAACACAACTGAGAATGAAAACAATACATGCAGTTGATCAAGACTTCCAAAACCTCATGAGTCGTGAAAGACAACACTGGAGATCAGTGATGGAGAGGCTGTTAAACGTTGTCCAGTTTTTAGAAGAGC GATCTGTAAAGCGATGGAAAAATTTGACTGACCATGGATCTGGCCTCACTTTAAAGCCTTTGTGCATGACTCGGTTGGAATGCC GAGAACGCAGCTTTTCCAAGCTAAAGCTCATTAAAACATATCCAAGATCATCGATGACTGAAGACAGACTAACATCTTTATTATCAGTATTATCCATTGAAAGCGATGTATTGGATATGAACAACATGATTGATGAGTTCACAAAAGCAC GATGCGTTTCACTCCCTTTCCAGTTGATGGGCGACTCCTACTTAGGCGGTGGGAAGATGGCGGACACGGATCGGGTAGATTTAAATCCCACCGGCACTGTGTTCGTTATCCCTAAAGAAAATGGTGAACCCGTTCCGAAAAGGCAACGTCTGGATGCCAGCAATGACGGGCAGCCATTTACCGCCGAAAATGACTCGAAAGAACCCTTGCCTTCAGCGGCTACCCTGCAAGAAGAAGGAGAGGCCTCTGCAGGATTGTCGGCTAAACCTAGAGCGCACAATAGCTCCGGGCTTCAAGGCCTTCCTGTGGACAAGAGGCAGATGGTGATGCTTATGGTACaaggggaggaggaggaaggagCGGAGGAGCTGGCGAATGGAGACCTAACAGATCAAGCTATTGATTATGGAG GAAACCTACATCTGGATGATGATGATCTTGCTAGTGGGTTCCATTCTTGTGACAGCGATGAAGAGGACGGAGCTTCCCATGCTAGCTCAAGTGATTGGACTCCGAAGCCTTGCATAG GTCCATACACGTTTGTTCAACGACAACTTATGATGGGAACTGATCCAAGGACAATTCTAAAGGATCTTCTTCCAGAATCTGTTGCACCACCAGACTTGGATGATATGACTTTGTGGCAAATTGTTATAAACATACTGTCAGACCCacctaaaagaaaaaagcgCAAAGACATCAATACAATTGAAGATGCTGTTCGACTTCTACAAGAAAGCAAGAAGATAATGGTTTTAACTGGAGCTGGA GTTTCAGTTTCCTGTGGAATACCAGACTTTAGATCGAGGGATGGCATTTATGCGCGTCTTGCTGTGGATTTTCCAGATCTTCCAAATCCTCAAGCCATGTTTGATATTGAATATTTCAGAAAAGATCCaagacctttttttaaatttgcaaaG GAAATCTTTCCAGGCCAGTTTCAACCATCTCTGTGCCACAAATTTATTGCCATGTTGGATAAGGAGGGGAAACTCCTCCGAAACTATACCCAGAACATTGATACTCTGGAACAGGTTGCTGGAATCCAAAAAATTATACAGTGTCATG gtTCTTTTGCCATGGCATCTTGTCTAATTTGCAAATACAAAGTTGACTGTGAAGCTGTCAGAGAGGACATATTTAATCAG atcgTTCCAAGATGCCCAAGGTGTTCATCAGGTGAACCACTTGCAATTATGAAACCCGATATTGTGTTCTTTGGCGAGAATTTACCAGAGCTGTTCCATCGAGCCATGAAGTATGATAAAAATGAGGTTGATCTTCTTATTGTAATCGGGTCTTCCTTGAAAGTTAGACCAGTAGCGTTAATACCAA GCTCAATCCCGCATGAAGTGCCTCAGATATTAATCAACAGGGAACCATTGCCACATCTGAATTTTGACATAGAATTGCTTGGAGACTGTGATGTTGTTATAAATGAATTATGTCAGAGACTGGATGGAAAATACAAAGAACTTTGTATTAGCTCCTTAAAACTTTCACAGATCACAGAAAAACCTCAGCGACCCCAGAAGACTCTTTGCGTTCTGCCAGACACCGCTCCGGCTACTCCCATAAATGCCAATCAAGATTCTGGAGAATCTGTTCTGCCGGAATCCTCGCTGTCTGCGCCCAACGATGGCTGCGCATTGGGAACATCTGAGGTAGTTCCAGTCCTTTCACAAGGCAGCATTAATGTAAATGGCAATTCTCCTAAAGCAGAAAGTACAGAAAACGAAGGCGCTTTTGTACAACTTGGACTCTCTGAATCTGAGCGAGAGACACAGTCTAGCAAAGATGCGGAACAAGAAACTTCAGAAAAGGACAGTGGAATTGATCCATCCAGGAAgtcatttgcaaataaattgcCAAAAGAGCAAATAAGCAAGCGCCTTGATG gtacacaatatttatttttagcaccGAATCGCTATATTTTCCATGGTGCCGAGGTGTTTTCCGACTCTGACGACGACATGACATCCAGTTCGTACGGCACTAATAGTGACAGTGAATCTTTACACAGCCTAGGTTTACAGGAGCCTGTTGGAGAAGAAAGTGAGAGTGACGAGTTCTATGTTAAATATGATAATGACTCGGACGCAGAAAATAGGGTAGGATTTGAAGAAGAAGCCGAGACCGTTTCGATTTATAACTGTGATGGAGATTTAGCTAATGGAGGTTCATCTCCGAAGGTATAG